From the genome of Methanothrix soehngenii GP6:
AATCGTCTGCGTACTCTTCGATCACAACTCCATGCAGAGCCGAAAAGTAGATCTCGTCAAACTTGAGCTCGTCAGCATTGGCTTCTTCATAGGCGTGATCGGTTATTCTAACATGGCCTAGCTGAATGGCTTCCAAGATGTCAGCGAGTTTTGCCCGGCTTCCTCCAACCACGTATTAATAAATTCGTATTATGATAATTAAAGGTTATGTCAAATGATTTTGCGCTTTATCTAGATTCACTATGGCGGCATAGGTAAGTGCCCGAACGAGTGCCCCGCACAATGCCTGGCACCCACTCCCGCAAGAGCGCGCGTGCATGTGCACGGGCTCGGGGGTGGCAGGGCCGAGAGAAAGCAAGAATGAGCTTGCCAATCAAAGGAAGTCTGGTGACCGCTCCCCGGAATCAAGGCGGGGCACGATTCATCCCACCTCTAAAGAGTCGGGAATTCCCTGCCCCTACACCCCGTCGTTCCTCAGAAGGTCCAGCTGACTTGAATAGCCAGAAAAGCCCCTCTCTTCAAAGACGTATTCCTCACCTGATTTTGATCGCAGCGTTCCTTGCAGGAGGGCTAGTTGCTGGAGGTCCAGACGGTCGGGCATCGGCCTGGGATAGTCGAGCACTGTGGGAATGCTCTCAAATACCCCAACCGCAAGTTCCAGGCTCCAATCCCCATTATCTGCTGAGATGTTGTATCGGGCAGGATGGACCATAGTGGCATTATCGATGGCGTATTCTGAATAATCAGCGTATTTCGCCTTCACCTGCCCCCCTGAGAACTCTATTGACTCGCCCTCCTTCTGAATTCCCAGATATGCCTTGGGATTATCCTCTGTTCTGTTCTCCCAGATCTCTCTGTAGCTCAGGCTGAAGTTCTTAGCGGGGTTGGAAGCCTCTGCCCAGGTGAACTGGGGATCATTCAGGGGAAATCTGCCCCATATGTGGTCATGATAGCCAGTCCCGTCAATATCCACCGTCCTGTTGCCGATGGTGAAGCTGCCGGTCACGTTGGCTGATGGCATATAGACCAGCCACTTCATCCAACCGGATTGGCCTGTCTTTGTCTGAGTGGGAATAGCATACCAGGGATCCGCGGCTGCCTCGTAGACCAGGTCCCACCGAAAAAGCTCGCTGGTGGCCTCATCCTCGACCTCTCCCCGAATATGGATCCTCCCCTCTTGATCAGAATAAAAGCCGTTTTTGTCGATATCGAACATGGGAGAATTGCGATCCCCGCCAAATCCCCGGCTCTGATGAGATCCCAATATCGGAATTTGGCCATTCTGCAGCAAAATAACCTGGACCTGAATCCTCTGGTATGCCGTCAGGTTGTCCGGATCGCTCAAAAGGAAGGTAAGCATGAAGTGAGTGTCCCCATCCCGCCCATTGAAGTACCACCATTCATTGTAGAGCTGGTCGTCGATTCCATTTTTCATATAGTGGTAGGCATCGTCCCTGGGATCGGCATTGACTGCAGATACTGCGCTTGATAACAGGAAGATTGCAGATGAAGCTATTGCCACAAATATTATTGATGCCACTAATGCCCGATTCGATATTAATGCTGGATGAAGCACATCATTTTTCATTTCTGCATCTCCCATCTTCGCTTCTGCTCATTCATTGCTAAATCGCTACCATGTAGTCTATTCCATGATCCTCTAAATATAACCATCTTTTCATATAAACATCTTTTCATGCGATTCCCAGGCGCAATTGGCGGCTGAGCAGGCGAATAGCTTCTCTTGGGTCCTTCGCCCTCAACGTCCCGGCAATATCCCAGCTTCCCAGGCTGATCACGGCTTTATTCATCTTCAGGGCCAGGGCGATCTCGGATAGAGTCCCATACTCGCCGGGCAGAGCAATAACTGCATCCGAGCTCCTCACAATTATCGCATTCCTGGCATGGCTCATGCCTGTGGCCACGCTAATTCCCACATAGGGATTGGCATCCTTCCTGTCCCCGGGCAGAATTCCCACCACCGTTCCCCCGCTCTCTGCTGCACCCTTACATGCTGCCTCCATAACCCCACCCAGGCCACCGCAAATGAGGGTGTGCCCCTCCGCTGCCAGGAGCCTCCCAAGCTCCTCTGCCATCTCCCGGACGCAAAGGCTGCAGTCTCCACCTCCTACTACTGCTATTTGTATTCTGATTCCTCCCTAAGACGATAATTCCGCCAGACCCTCTCATTAGACCGGCAGCAGCAATTCCTCGACCGTTCCATTCAGACAGGCTCACTTTTCGAGAGGGCCTTATAAGATCATGATGACGTTTTTCCCTCTGTGGCAAAGAACCATCCGGTAGAAGACGATTATGCCCAGGGACATGGTATCAAGTCTCTTTGAAGGCATATTCATAGATAGCGCCAAAATTGTGAACATGTTATATGCAGAACAGATATATGCAGACCAAAAGTATAAATATAATTAGGCATTAGTATGAATGGAATCTCATGATTCAGGGGGTAAGACAATAATGATAAAGAGGTTTGCATTGCCTTTCGTTCTGGCAGTTCTTATAATTCCCTCATTTGCTCAGGGGGGTGCTGGATACGGCGCAATAGATATTCTGGGAAAGTATGGTGGAATACTTGAATTGGAAGCTTCTG
Proteins encoded in this window:
- a CDS encoding DUF4258 domain-containing protein, giving the protein MVGGSRAKLADILEAIQLGHVRITDHAYEEANADELKFDEIYFSALHGVVIEEYADDSPYPSVLIFGQTFAGDPVHSVWAYSELNGWAVLITVYRPDPNRWIDCKVRKK
- a CDS encoding TIGR00725 family protein produces the protein MRIQIAVVGGGDCSLCVREMAEELGRLLAAEGHTLICGGLGGVMEAACKGAAESGGTVVGILPGDRKDANPYVGISVATGMSHARNAIIVRSSDAVIALPGEYGTLSEIALALKMNKAVISLGSWDIAGTLRAKDPREAIRLLSRQLRLGIA